Genomic DNA from Thermoplasmata archaeon:
CTTAGAATTGAAGGCACGAATTGTGAGCTGGAGATGGCAGAATGCTTCAAACGTCTCGGTGCCCAGGCGGAGATAGTCCATCTGAAGCAGTTGACTGGGGATTGCTCTCCTGAGAAAAAGAGAGCATTAAGCGAGTATCAAATTCTTATGTTGCCTGGTGGATTTTCTTCTGGGGATTATGTTAGGGCTGGGGCAATTTTCGCTGCTAGAATGAAAAATGCATTGATGAAGGATTTAGTGGATTTTGTAGAAAAAGGATATGCAGTAGGGGGCATATGCAATGGTTTTCAGGTTCTTGTTGAATTAGGTCTTCTGCCAGGGATAGACAAAATCTATTCTGAGGTTCCAGAAATCGCATTAGGAATCAACGATTCTGCAAGATTTGAGTGTAGGCCCACCTATGTAAAATGCGAAAATGCGGGCAAGTGCGTTTTTACAAAGAACATAAGGAAAGGTAGAAATCTTCTAATCCCATCTGCGCACGCGGAAGGCAAGTTGATACTGCCAGAGGGTAAAGGTGAGGAAATGCTTCAACAGATGATAGAGAAGGATCAGATTGTATTTAGGTATGTAGATTATATGGGAAACTACACGGGCTATCCCTGGAACCCAAATGGCTCAATCTATAACATTGCAGGACTGTGTAACAGTATAGGCAATGTGTTTGGCATGATGCCACATCCAGAACGGGTATTTTATAGAATTCAGCATCCGGACTGGACCCAAAACGACATTGGAGAAAATGTTGGGGATGGAAGAGCCGTGTTTGAGAGTGTTCTAAGCTATATCACCAAGAAATTTTAGTTTTCTCCTTGGCAACACTGCTGCTTTTCTGAGCAGTGTGTAAAATCCATTTTCATCGAATATCCACACGCCTTTTGTACGCTCGAAGTCCTTTACCAATCCAAACCAGTAAACTGCAACCCCAGAACCGAAAAGTTTCACATATTCGCAGAACTGTTTTTTTGTATTATGTCTGACTTCAACAACATCCCCGAAGTTTGCCTTTGATTCTATCCAGTTAATCTGGAAGTTGCCAACACGTAGGGGCGTGAGCAACAGGGCATCAGGAGTCTTCCGCACTTTTCCCACAAGGTCCTTTTCAGTTCTGTAATCTATGTTTCGTTCGTCCAGTGCCATGTAAAGTTTCTCCTCGCCAACCTTTCCTCTTTTCTTTTGAATTTCCATGCCATTTGGTGAATACACAATGTCAGCTTCAGCTGCCTCTTCAATCTCTTTCTTTATCCTAGGGTCTTCTATTTTTGCAGCATCCCTCACCCAACCCCAGAATTGTCGCCTTGTGGTCCCGTTTGCAGTGAAAAGCATAAAACCAAGGAGCAAGGGTGGAAAATCTCCGTATTTTCTTCCAAGTTCGCATAAACTTCTACCCGCATCCCATTCTTTCTTGATTACTGGCAGTTGCTTCTTGATGATGTAGTATCTGTGTTTTACATCTCTAGAAACCTTCTGGGTGTATATCACC
This window encodes:
- the purQ gene encoding phosphoribosylformylglycinamidine synthase subunit PurQ, yielding MNVADVKVCVLRIEGTNCELEMAECFKRLGAQAEIVHLKQLTGDCSPEKKRALSEYQILMLPGGFSSGDYVRAGAIFAARMKNALMKDLVDFVEKGYAVGGICNGFQVLVELGLLPGIDKIYSEVPEIALGINDSARFECRPTYVKCENAGKCVFTKNIRKGRNLLIPSAHAEGKLILPEGKGEEMLQQMIEKDQIVFRYVDYMGNYTGYPWNPNGSIYNIAGLCNSIGNVFGMMPHPERVFYRIQHPDWTQNDIGENVGDGRAVFESVLSYITKKF
- a CDS encoding TPD domain-containing protein is translated as MYQKDYINIARQIGSFEEIPTVARRLGLNEELVLVIYTQKVSRDVKHRYYIIKKQLPVIKKEWDAGRSLCELGRKYGDFPPLLLGFMLFTANGTTRRQFWGWVRDAAKIEDPRIKKEIEEAAEADIVYSPNGMEIQKKRGKVGEEKLYMALDERNIDYRTEKDLVGKVRKTPDALLLTPLRVGNFQINWIESKANFGDVVEVRHNTKKQFCEYVKLFGSGVAVYWFGLVKDFERTKGVWIFDENGFYTLLRKAAVLPRRKLKFLGDIA